tgtgaattatgaattgctttaacggtgaaggaaaacatcgttaggaaacctacatacctgaaaagttcagATTTAAAGTGGTCTGTATTCAGTGTATAATAGATGCCACATACTCCTGCATCACAACAttgttaaatctatactaaaacACAATCAGTCTTAGTCGTAGTACTTACCTACGAAAGACTTACatctgaaacaaatatttgaggCCAACACAATTTGTCATTTTACTTATTCAGGTACCAGGTGAATACGAGGTGGCCATTTGGCACGAGGGTGGTAAATACTACATGTACCATCCCTGGCCTGCTGATAGATACGGCTCCAAGGTATGTTAAGTTTGTGGGTTAAGTATTGAACTCTGGGCCGTGGTACGATATCTGATGTAAGGCAGATCGAAGTTCTGAATGAATTTGCTGCATTTCTTATAGATAGCCGTGGTTCATACCGTGGGAAACTAATGACTCTTATCTCTCCATAATAAGGTATATCTTACTCATTAATAAACCGAAATGTTAATCCTATTTTActcctaaaacaaaaatattaaaaggctTATACTGCTCAGAAATTTTGACCTGATAATTCCACCAGGTTGGACTCCGCGATGGCGGCAAGGCGTGTCTCGTTTACTTTACGCGTATATCTCGCCTGTGCGATTACTTCCTGGACAACGCCAACGAGTTCAAACGGAAACCGTTCAGCATCTCGGAAATCAGCATCACAGAGAGGAAGGAGATGCCTGAACCCGTGAACCAGCTCAAGCGTAAGTACTGGACCTTGGATTTAGTTGACAGTTGAAAAACAAATGCTTGCTAGAGAGTGCATTGGACTTCTTGGTGTATTTTCTTATCTTTAACGGTACATCGAAATACGTTTGTGTAGTACCTtacataagaatttcaaaggtatgggGAATCAAAATATTAACGGGCTGATCGTAGGTTCCACTACATCTGGTCTATCTAAGAtatgttttgttcataaaacTTCCCTGAGCAACACTGTATCTGCTTGCCCTACAGCTGTAGCTCCAGGTCGGTGGGTGATCCGCGGTCGCTTCCACGAGGGCGACGGCAGGTTTCCTGAGGAGCATCGCAATAAGCAAGCGACTGCTGTGTCCATAGCCGCCATTGCTATGGCTCATTTAGTGCCACCTGCGGATTGGACTCCTGACGACATTGATGAGGTTTGTGTTGATGCCAATATTTGTGTTGTATTAAATTTGCAGTCAAGAGTTAACTAGATATAGGACtaagtatacttttttttatattcccacCTAGACTTTGATCCGAGGTGACATCTTATACCAAAGCACGGTGGAACACCTCGAGCGAATGGGTATCAGCTTGGACTCGCCGAGGGAAGAAGAGGAAGGCGGGGAGGAAGAGGAAAGCAGTCCCTCGGGAGGGCTCGCTGCTGTTGACGTGCTAAATCGGTTCAAGGTGAGTCTTAGGTGACAAAACTTAAAGGGCTGTTATGTTGACTCAGTTTCAAATGCATCTAAAATATAGAGTTCGGCAAATTGATATTCGTTAAATTCTAGTATGCTTGGTAAAATAGAATTGAATATGTAAATGGAAATCAATCATGGTATTTTTCAGGTAAGTAAGCATTGAATAGCAGTCTGGTTTATGGGCTTGGAAAACTCTGATTGATGGAGATGAAATAGTAATACACTTGTATCCGTAGTATGCGGCATAGGTATAGGGaattaaacttttaaacattatttctacCAACCGACATCTTAAATGACTCAATATATTTGAGTATTGGAAGTTAAATagacataatattgatatttcaaTTCCACGTTTGCTTTTTATTCTACAATTTATTTACTctgttgttttttgtatttcgaAGATTACGGACTACGATTGCATATCTACAGAAGTTTTGGACAGCGCATACAACGGTAAGTATTCGAATTTGGTAACAATTATGAATTCAATTACTAGAATATTTCTAACCGAATTCCAGATACCAACTTGACGATTTCAGTTATCATAAATCGGTAGGTTAATTCCACAATTTGGTAAATCCGACGGATATTCATTGATAAGTTCAATAGATATTAAACAAGCAGGATTCGGCTACCGAACGTGCATACTGCAAGTATATGCAACCAGGCTAAATCGActcaaatgtataaaatatttaaattccacAATGCCCAGAGTACAAAGGATATTCGGTAAATTTCAAAGATTCGGCTGCCCAATAATAGCAGCAGTCGGGCTAGTCTGACTGTTAAGGCCGGTGCAGCATATATGGCGGAGCACAGCGCTGAGAATTTTCTTAATGTCCAAACTATTATCGTCATtgtcttcattaaaataataatcaaaatcaattaCATTACGCTTATCCTAAAAGACTCTCTCGCTTGTATCCTCACTCGTCTAGGTGATATCAACGCCGCCCCATCATCAGGAGTGATGTCCCTGAAGGACTCTCTGGCCGCGTTGTTCAGGGAGCACTCGGCGGGCGTGGTGACTGCACGCGGCGCTTCTCTCGCGGTGTTCAAACGGGACCAGTGTCTTTACATGTTCGACCCTCATGGATGCGACGAGAATGGTAAGAGAAAGTGAGAGACGGAGGAAGTTTGTGTATGTAATTTCATGCCCCAATTGTGTCCAATTGAAGAACATAGATATTTAAGGTAAAGTTTGGGCGACACAACTGGTCCATAGTAGTCTGTGAAATTAGGGGTTGCATTTGATGCCTAGTGGTTtagtggttattttttttattcagtacatAATTCACATCATGAAATTCATATGAAGGACCTCATGATAAAGAAAACCGACTTTCTTACCGAGCCACGCTCCCCTCCCCCAGGTTACCCTTCCGAAGAGCCTCGCGCCGGTGCGTGCCTCATCCGCGTGTCCGGAGGCCCGGCCCAGCTTGCAGGATGTATCTCTGCCAACCTCCCTCCCGCTGCGGACGACTCTTTCAACCTGTCCCCAGTGTCGCTGACTGCTACTAAACTGAATGCAGCACTGGGAGCACCTGAGACTGAGCTGGAGGTTAGTGAGATCTAGGGCTGTaaccaagatgcctttctataatcgttaacgctaacgttatgtatatCGTAGGGATTAGAATTACATTACAGGATTAGAATCTCCGAAGTCTGATATAACTAGGAACGCagttaataaaatgaatgtagTTAAAATCTGCTGCATGATTTGTAAGCCCGTAATGTTACATGTTTGGTTTTGgtaaaatatgtaaagtatAGTAAAAAATTGCTGAACAGGTTTgacattatttcaaaattttattcccAGAACAAAGCTTTCGAGTGGATCTCTAAAGGCACCGCCGCCATATTGATGGGTCCGCGAGGAGAGAACACTGCCATCGGCAAAATTGCAGAAAGAGCCGGCATACCGGTGAGTGTACGCACGAAGTGTGAATTCATCGATTATGACTGCTTTTATTTCTCTGTCATCATTAAGTAGATATGTGTTTTCAGAGACTTGCCGGGCTTTATTGCTATAATTATTCTTTTCTGTCTCATTATGCGTGCCGTCCCAAATAGTATCGTAATCCATAATCAAAGAGCCTCTTCTTAATCCCACCACTTTGGCAGGCTGACGAGGGTCACGGTCGGGAGATCGCTCCTGCAGCAGCGGCCGCATTCGCTGCAGCTGCTGCATGTGTGCCGCCATCTAAGATGCACCGGGATCATGTCTATTGCTTACTTGGTTAGTCTTGTTCTGGTGATTCTCTTTTTAATTATGTAGGAAATCCAGGACATTGAGTTGCAGTTCAAGAGTAGTGCGTAATGGGTttattatcatgtattaagtctTTTACGTAAACCAGGTCTGCGCAAACCGTAGCATATCGTCTGAAAGAAGTTCCACCTAAAGTCCATTCATAACCATCAATATCCCAACCAATAGACGCTGGTGCCGAATACTATCTGAACCACGTAAAGAAAACCGGTCGGAAGGAGCTCCAACCTGAAGATCTGACGGAGAAGTTCGAGATGGGCGCGAACACTTTCTGGATAGAACTTGCCGACCCCATCAAACTGCCGCTGCGGCTGCCCGACGAACCGGCTGGGGTAAGTTccaatatcttttttatatatcttctGCTTGCTGTTATCTTAATCTATTATGTGCTGGACACAATTCTCTTTTTcgcaaatatttcaaaaacgaTTTGATTCTATTTATGAGATAGACATGTGGTAGAAAAGCTACACCAGGAATGTTAGGTATTTTACTATGAAACAGTAATACTATCCCAGTCTTAGAGGTAAATCTAGTCTCGTGAAGCAGATAAAAGCACTTTGCTCGCTACCTCCTCATAATATGAGGACTTGTCTAATTATGTTATGGTATTTAGGAAGGTGGCGAAGAAGGTGGTGAAAAGGAAGAATACGGTGAAGAGTTGGAAGAGGAAGAAAAAGAAGAACCGATGAAACGTTAGTTATTTGTACATAACACGTTTCATAATCATCATAATCTTACTTTTGACGTAGTTCTATGACGTCATCGTTATCACGGTGTGTTCGAGCGAGAGGTTCTGCAATTCCCACTGGGTGCACAATCTTGTATAAACTAATTGATAAAATTTCTgtatgactaatattttttttcaagtctGATACATTTTTTTGAAGTATGATTTGCTTTCCTctttaaaaagaattttgtttACAGAAATCAAAGACGCCCTTAACAGAATGTGGCTCGACGAGACGAAGCCCTATCACTTGGGTCTGCTGCTGGGCGATTACCACCAGCTAGGCGTATGGATGAAACCTGGTGGGTCAGTGGTCGCGTATGACCCTGCGCCTACTCTGGCCAGAGGCGTCCTCACGTCGCAGCGGATCAAGAAGGGTTAGTAATAATGAAGGTAGTCATACAAAACACGTGCAGACTCGTCAGAAAGTGTCTATCAATAGATTGACATAACCTCCGAAGTAGCTTGGCTAAAAGCCCACAGCTCTGGTGAAATACCCAAGAAATGGGAGaagtttaaaaacttaaaattaagtaataaatctttatttggaataataataCAGGTTTTTTAAACACAATGTTCGATAATATCTGCGTTAGTTGGGTAACTGTGTCGCAGATATTGACGCCCACCTCCATAAAAGTCGACAGTTGTATTCCACAATGTAAGAACTTGTAACAGTAAGTAATTAGTAGTAGTTCATGGATGTGTAGATGGAAATTGAGAACTACTTTAGTATTTAGAACGATTTCTTCACATGGTAAGATACTATCTATGGTGGCTTTTTTGAGTCCTGTGATGTTGTCAGTCGATGTAAAATTCTAGCAATATTTCTCGTCGATTTTgagtctattttattttacttgtaacaaTTTGTTCAGGTGATGAGTTACGTCTGCAGCGTATCAAGGATGAGATGGCTGGTGAAGACGGTGGTGGTGGCGAGGAGGCCGCTGATGAAGAAGCCGGGGCtggtatgtataatatatgaaaaGAGTTCAGATACAGTATAAAAATCTTTGTACCCTTTCAAGTTCATTGCGCGCAGGAGTGGGATTGGGCatgattaaaatacatttagagGAGTGCAGAAAGATGTTTACTTATATGTAatacatataacaaatattttatatatttgtaatttgagGGTTGTATTTCGACCATGGGACGACACcaaaaaaattgcttattttGAGAcacttttaaattgttttttatgactACAATGGCATATAAAGCATTAAATTTCTTTACACAGAGGGAGAGGAACAACCAGAGCCGGAACCGGAATTCATACCACCAGACTCTTCGGGGGCTCTCATGGTTTTCGCCAGTCCCACGGAATTCATCGATAAACTCAGTAAGTATTGAGTCCATACCTACGTTGAGCTCGGAGGTTGTAAGCCATTTGTCAGTTGGTTTGGACCCTAGATGAAGTGTTGAGTGAATGAGTTGACCATAACTTTGAATAAGCTATAGTTCCTAAATGCTGCTAAGATAGAACAAGAACGGGCTTTATATCTGCATATTTTCCAAATTATCGCCAACGCTCTAAATTAAACTCACCCTATAATGTTTTTTGCCAGCCATGCAAGGTGGTCTAGACAGGAAGCAATGCCTTGCTCCGTACAAACTGTATCCTGTTAATGTGAAGAACGAACTTACTTCTGTCATGAAAGAGAAGAAGGGATCGCCTGCCAAAGAAGAAGGCGAAGCCGAGGTTGAAGGTAAGCGATGccaactttgtattataattgtagACCTTATTTATTgaccttaaggttatagcttaaggtccatttttcatacattttgtttcacctttaatctgggtaactaaagtaaatttcgtcgtattaaattttaaaggccgaaatatccatgcatattaattatttttacgtttttctttcaactgcgagaactaatcactaactagacgtgaatttaaattctttacttgtcaatacttgtttagttacccagattaaaagtgaaacaaaatgtatgaaaatggaccttgaggtatcgccttaagctataaccttaaggtgAAGTAGGCTTACGGCAATTTGTGTAAATTGACACTTTTTTGTTtctaagtttaatattttctatcttAATCTGATGAAATGCAATGAGACAGACTACTGCCTTACACGTTAATTTATCTCTTCAGATGAGGAAGAGGTTTTGGTGGAAGCCTTGGACGAAGCTGCCGTTGGCAACCACTTCAATCGCATAGGACGTACCACTGCTTCGGTACGAGGTAGAGTCGCTCAAGGAGAGAACTACTTCATGGAACAAGCCAATAGAGATCGGCAGGTTAGTATCCAGTGCATTTGTATTAATTCACTGGGTATCAGTCTCGTATGATGCAGTTCATGTGGTTACGTCAGTCATTTACCGAAGTTCcattttttgctttataatatttacatgatTTCTTAGTAACTACGTTACACATTGCTTTTAGATTCACATAGGGTGAGAGGGGTGGGGAGGCTCCACCATTTGATAAGaaataccccccccccccctccttcCATTTACCTTCTTCCGTATATGTTTTATTCCCCAATACAGTAATGCAATATACCTCTCGCATTGTAGTTGTTTAAAGGTGGGGGGAGGGAGTATGTTGTCCGTCATgtactacaaaaatatcactAACATTTTTCTACTTAATGTCTATCACAGGACGCAGCGAACTCCATAATGGGTATAGTGGTGGAGCACATAGAGCCGTACATATACTGGAAGCCGCAGCTGATCGACGCGATCCTGAAGTACGGCGACCGCCTCCACACGCTGTCGCTGTCGCGCGCCGCCGACCCGCCGCACCTCACGCCCGCCGAGATACAGCCCGAATTCCACGTCACCAACTTTAATGTGAGTACGCTTACAATGATTCATGTCACATCATCATCGCTgttcatcatttcagccgggaatcgtccaatGCTGGACCTAGGCcttccccattgagcgccacagggaccggtcctgggccgccctcatccatcggactccggcgaccctcaccagatcgtcggtcatCATCGCTGTTAAGTGTTTGTCATTTTTCTACCACCCGTCTCTGACTTGTTGGTACCATTTCATTTTTAACGTTTGAAAGAATCTAAATTCGTCCTTAACATTTTCATGTTATAAGGTGTCACTAGTCTAGTCGCTAAGTATTTGAACTGTAAAACTAGAAAGAACCTGTCCAATACTAAACCTATACGAAGACCTGAAGAGTTTCCCAGAATTTAGAACTGTACCTGATATTCTAATAGCCCCTCTGCAGCTTATGTTTCGCGCGTTGTTCAGGTGAGGTTGGAAGTGGAGGGAGACGCGGTGATTGGAGACATCAAAGCCGGTGAGACTGGCAGCGTGCTGAGCGTGAAGAGGGGAATCAAGAGTTTCTTTGAAACggtaaactataaatattcctgtcctactaatattataaatgcgaaagtttgtgaggatggatggatgtatgtatgtttgttcctctttcacgaaaaaactactgaacggatttgcatAAAACTTTACactaatattggttatacatcagaataacacatatgctacaatttataatgagtttgagtaatttggtcataacataacgatacatatcaagtaagttagaaaaaacaatatcccggaaaacttcttcacaaGCGTGAAGCCGCGGGTAAAAGCTAGTGTACTTATAAACTTTAATCAAATTTGGAGCACTTGGTGCTTCTGGCTATCTCTTTAACAGCCAAGCATAATCTTATGACGtcttatcatttttattttacatagtaCAAGCACGGCGTGTTCTGCTCTAAGAACTATTGCGTTGGGATCTGGATGGCCGCGGATGACAAATCGTTCTGCTTGTGGGAACCTCATTCCGTGGGTCCTGGGGGTAAGACGTCCCCCGGAGGCAGTGCTGCCGTCGTCCTGTTCTCCAACGTGGATAACCTAGCCCAGGTCATCAAGGAAAACATTGAGGGCTTGGGCAGACCAGGTGTTAACAAGTTAGTACacatcaataattaaaatgaaaattatgattttatttaaaatagatggctAAAATATGAGCGTTTTACACCTGATGTTAGCGGATCTTCAACTACGCCTATCTATGTGATTCTATAGTTAGTATAGACATAGGTAGAAGACGTGAAAACAAGGTTTTCACGTAcacaatattatagttatatgtaatttttttattgacctCTGAAATTAATATTCTTCGACGTCATATTTTACCTTTTCCTAGGTTCTGCATATCGGCAGTGAAGGTGTTTTGGGAGTTCTCCAAAATGTCGAATGCGGTGACGGCGCAGGGTGCTGTACCTGACGAGGGATATGAATGGAAAGTGCTTACGGCCTACGTGGAAATGGCTCGAGGCAGGACTATACTTAGGGGGACCAGACCGCCGGATCCAGTCAAGTAAGTTAGGGAATAGAGATACGAGTAACATTTAGGGAGTATGGGAACGTCCtatttttgatattgtaatttattctgTATGTAttgtacgaataataaacaaagtTCAACTACAATCAACAAATGGCGCTTATATATGTTCGTTCAAGTACTTTGaaattgtattgaaaatatgGATACGATTTTCCTTTGTGGTCAGGTTCAGTCGTGAGGCGGCGCTGCAGTCGTCGTGCGGCGCGATAGTGGGCGCGTGTGTCTCGCACGTTAGGAGACCACATCTCTGGACCGCCAGGACTGTCGATCAGGTGACTCGTCAAACCTGGCCTACTTAgtctatttttcaatatttacagATTAACAGTTTTGGAGGAAACAAATAAACGGAATGCGTACATAAATACTTCATGACTGCCTCgttggcatagttgtattacggtacaactgcagtgctaaTGTCTTGGTAGAGCAAAGTTATGTTGGCATTTCCTACTCAGTACCAACTTGGAATCTAGAacttgtgctcgatatggcctatcacatcataggaccgACCACACACTACAGAAAACGGGTGCACTAATTGCGCCTCAGCCTACCTCTTCAGTTCCTCggtaatgtgtgtgtgtaaataaatcCTTGTGTTCCTGGAAAACCAAGTAAAACCACTGTGAAACCTGGCATATCAAGCATATCATTAAAGCTTATGAGGTATTTACTTCTTGGTTCTAGCCTGGTTTGGTctggttttatttatacactatacAACCATGAGTTATATAAGTTAGTTACTCTGTTAAACAGCTAAATATTGGATGaatctatgttttataaatctattgTCTCCCCGGCAGGTTATGACAGTGGCTGGGCAGCTGTTCTCAGCGTCGCTGGGAGCTCTTGGATATGAGTTCAGACCGGGTGAAGATGTACTTCTACCTCTACAGGTAAATATATCTGTCATATTTCTACTGAACGCAGTCTTTTATATCTTCATGATTATTGGTATTTGTGTAGTTATACTGAACGTTATTAAGATAAgttgaatcatcatcatcagctataGAATGTCCcctgctgaacatgagcctcccCCAAAGGTTTCCAGATCAATCTATAGGAAGCGGCCCGCATACAGCGACTTGTCATAATGAACATTAAATGAGGTATCGGAATTGAAAATGCACCATTAGCTCAGGGCAAAGTCTAGAATGGTGTTTGATAATGCGTGTGACCTTTCTCTTGTTGCGTCAGGTCCTAAAGAGGTTCATCTTGGGCGTGAACTACGTCCGCTACGAGCTGGAGTCTGTGTACTCCGGCAAGCTGGAGCAGAAGGAACCGTCGGACATGACTGTTAGGTTAGTGCTGATTTAATGATGTACTCTGAAGAACTCCGAAAGAGCAGCTAACGGTTTCTTTTGAAGTCTAATGTGAGATGCAATAGATTCTAGAAGCCAGGAGTAGTATAGCTTATGTGTTAGGACAGGATTTTGTATGTCTGACATATTTATACTTCCAGAAATTGCTCGAAATAGCAAAGTTTTCTTCAACTGACTATATGAAAAGACAATTATTCACGACTCGCTCCTTATTTATCTTTCAGGACTATGGAAAATGTTCATTGAAAATGACTTgcattatgtgatatatttgatgtaataattaaattatatacatagaaCCTTAGATTAGTGATACAGTACATTGTTATCGCCCAAGCAGATGTGCGCTGGAGCGTTTTTTCGAGTCACACACGCACGGCATTCTGTGGTCGGTGCCGCTGGCGGTGGCGGTGTGGCGCTGTGCGGGCGCGCCGCCCTACTACATGCTCGAGCCGCACGCCTGCGGACCCACGGGACTGCGCGCCGACGGACAGGTGCCGCACTCACCTTACTCTTACATCCTGTGGTCGGTGCCGCTGGCGGTGGCGGTGTGGCGCTGTGC
The sequence above is drawn from the Manduca sexta isolate Smith_Timp_Sample1 chromosome 28, JHU_Msex_v1.0, whole genome shotgun sequence genome and encodes:
- the LOC115456206 gene encoding uncharacterized protein LOC115456206 isoform X2 yields the protein MPTEAKKNVPGGGDAPQKDKKGTTKGVREEFLEVEEVQKSPSQIAREEAEYRALMRKRRFKRRWPEITKVKINTRPWFPPPPPQRLPTIEIELPPLTTRKWVPPYRRRRRRRPKLLRIPAEEMTQPLYECAKLKKIWHNFVQVERNKMMLQGSLACNTKRYSSTACGSQTGCIAAVCRALLDETPPDKLCRHHVDEVLLTGDSYYHQCLLALKCYKGKPQLQLNQLLTSFYFHDTKYTVKMVETERGLLAKHPDNIQAEPDLMTLMEKKSGSAFMFILSIGGTKHFLIWGEPATPQRSICYIFDPHMLDSKGRADNLSGAAAFLRYAGITSFVLDFLSNYGDLDAAKKGTPKPPITLTTIEVVQREPLLRQPDYGLDLKALKLHCRSEWESINVNALIEKKRKEGMYPQGSLSAVSVATSRATAKNKVKEFYQKTPKEPPPQVPVAPERPPPGMTTENIMSLRGEDFFLYCPSVEGHTYGRDDMLPRPKSETLVHSPVDIADQNYHSQYHQLDVEKWILRATRHMASYRYQTFKWYTGLACCLAALAMLRRMRARAWNEDTLDETLDLGYNIYRESVLERGGPIRQLVLGEHKETFRIRDTEYMQKVRGVAVWGNLISPNPKVFDLCRGIEAFFKESDAGILQVPGEYEVAIWHEGGKYYMYHPWPADRYGSKVGLRDGGKACLVYFTRISRLCDYFLDNANEFKRKPFSISEISITERKEMPEPVNQLKPVAPGRWVIRGRFHEGDGRFPEEHRNKQATAVSIAAIAMAHLVPPADWTPDDIDETLIRGDILYQSTVEHLERMGISLDSPREEEEGGEEEESSPSGGLAAVDVLNRFKITDYDCISTEVLDSAYNGDINAAPSSGVMSLKDSLAALFREHSAGVVTARGASLAVFKRDQCLYMFDPHGCDENGYPSEEPRAGACLIRVSGGPAQLAGCISANLPPAADDSFNLSPVSLTATKLNAALGAPETELENKAFEWISKGTAAILMGPRGENTAIGKIAERAGIPADEGHGREIAPAAAAAFAAAAACVPPSKMHRDHVYCLLDAGAEYYLNHVKKTGRKELQPEDLTEKFEMGANTFWIELADPIKLPLRLPDEPAGEGGEEGGEKEEYGEELEEEEKEEPMKQIKDALNRMWLDETKPYHLGLLLGDYHQLGVWMKPGGSVVAYDPAPTLARGVLTSQRIKKGDELRLQRIKDEMAGEDGGGGEEAADEEAGAEGEEQPEPEPEFIPPDSSGALMVFASPTEFIDKLTMQGGLDRKQCLAPYKLYPVNVKNELTSVMKEKKGSPAKEEGEAEVEDEEEVLVEALDEAAVGNHFNRIGRTTASVRGRVAQGENYFMEQANRDRQDAANSIMGIVVEHIEPYIYWKPQLIDAILKYGDRLHTLSLSRAADPPHLTPAEIQPEFHVTNFNVRLEVEGDAVIGDIKAGETGSVLSVKRGIKSFFETYKHGVFCSKNYCVGIWMAADDKSFCLWEPHSVGPGGKTSPGGSAAVVLFSNVDNLAQVIKENIEGLGRPGVNKFCISAVKVFWEFSKMSNAVTAQGAVPDEGYEWKVLTAYVEMARGRTILRGTRPPDPVKFSREAALQSSCGAIVGACVSHVRRPHLWTARTVDQVMTVAGQLFSASLGALGYEFRPGEDVLLPLQVLKRFILGVNYVRYELESVYSGKLEQKEPSDMTVRCALERFFESHTHGILWSVPLAVAVWRCAGAPPYYMLEPHACGPTGLRADGQDDGAACVMTFTSSKLMAYAYLQNVPVTERPKHDFQLYAISVTVQPIKKLGGVEPPLVQAPPGVKLVPATSKVGIDGSKRRASEGDRKHPPGSATCLDAQRASENRDREMNKPKGQRNTNGWLVMTDGTQYLSAQHSIACRRFPYASRGHQALACCVMAVAMSRVEDVCRWCSSTLDQILDSGDQLHQDSCLHFKPRSNILTIEQVLRKFYTPGNCVCRVVVFQARHKGIIDEDLLQQLTEFFREEKSGVLVAGDGTFAVALFRTPRGYYMFDPADRDRYGRAVAPPCIGRARACFSQFPNVQTLAEKLCPNVPPMVKYTGENDDKASTTGSKSKEDAGGDKGVHFEEPATFSIYGMDVTSLRRLNQHER